A region of candidate division WOR-3 bacterium DNA encodes the following proteins:
- the pbpC gene encoding penicillin-binding protein 1C produces the protein MRKIFSILGVIIFIVLLFFFIIPPDSKLLYPRFQSFNIADRNGVLLRKVLSTDYKTSLWRPLKDISPDIIKATIIREDKRFFLHKGIDIIALFRAIKENLIHQKIRTGGSTITMQVAKIVLNHRKRNIWNKIIEIVYALKLELHLRKDEILEIYLNRAPYGYQTYGVEAASQFYFEKPASQLSLSESCILSAIPKAPGILNPFKSRNRLRTERDAIIKKLFENKLIDSTKYTCALAEPIKIDEKKIVFKAPHFVDFILQQNINLQYSNITSTIDVNLQENIEKMLFTSIKTLNKYNVNQGAVIVMDTKTGEILSMVGSKDYFEEKEGQVNGCLALRQPGSSLKPFLYILALADGIPISYLMNDTVTEFKLSDGTIFAPRNFGEKYHRLVRAREALGSSFNVPAVYILDKLGVEKFYNFLHQLHFTTIFKEPTFYGLALSLGAAEVKLLELANAYRAIANNGSWTEYRFLRGEGIKKGERVFSEEIAYIITDVLSDNSSRIKAFGDDSPLNLPFPCAVKTGTTKNFKDNWCVGFTEKYTVGVWVGNFDGSPMNGVSGISGAAPLFRDIMIELHRVEYPKEFERPKSVISLKVCARTGLIPKKECPLIEEIFIAGTEPKDTCDFCANKKEFIMLKTATQSENKVLKIIHPNDGDIFKLDPQIPYKNQAISIKVYGDTSIKKIVLKLNGNILCESNEREVTFLWQPKPGLYELEVTGRSTSGEISERVKYRVY, from the coding sequence ATGCGTAAAATTTTTAGTATATTGGGGGTAATAATTTTTATAGTATTACTATTCTTTTTTATTATACCACCAGATAGCAAATTACTATATCCGAGATTCCAATCATTCAATATAGCAGACCGAAACGGAGTTCTGCTTAGAAAAGTGCTTTCAACAGACTATAAAACAAGCCTCTGGAGACCATTGAAGGATATATCGCCCGATATTATTAAAGCGACAATCATAAGGGAAGATAAAAGATTTTTCCTTCACAAAGGGATTGACATAATAGCACTTTTTCGTGCAATAAAAGAAAATCTGATTCACCAGAAAATAAGAACCGGTGGTTCAACAATCACAATGCAGGTTGCAAAGATTGTATTGAACCACAGAAAAAGGAACATCTGGAATAAAATAATTGAAATTGTTTATGCCTTAAAACTTGAACTCCATTTAAGAAAGGATGAAATCCTTGAGATTTATCTAAACCGAGCACCCTATGGCTATCAGACATATGGGGTGGAGGCTGCATCACAATTCTATTTTGAAAAACCTGCAAGCCAACTATCACTTAGTGAATCCTGTATTCTTTCTGCTATACCGAAAGCCCCGGGTATTTTAAATCCATTTAAAAGTCGTAACAGACTAAGAACAGAACGGGATGCAATAATAAAAAAGCTTTTTGAAAACAAACTCATTGATTCTACAAAATATACCTGTGCACTTGCAGAACCAATAAAGATTGATGAGAAAAAAATTGTTTTCAAGGCACCCCATTTTGTCGATTTTATATTACAACAGAATATCAATCTCCAATATTCAAATATTACTTCAACAATTGATGTAAATCTGCAAGAAAATATAGAAAAAATGCTTTTTACATCAATTAAAACTTTAAATAAATATAATGTGAATCAGGGTGCGGTGATTGTTATGGATACAAAGACGGGCGAGATACTATCAATGGTTGGTTCAAAGGACTATTTTGAAGAAAAAGAAGGACAGGTGAATGGTTGTCTGGCTTTAAGGCAGCCTGGTTCAAGTCTAAAGCCATTTTTATATATTCTTGCACTTGCTGATGGCATTCCAATAAGTTACCTTATGAATGACACCGTAACCGAATTTAAATTATCAGACGGTACAATCTTTGCACCCAGAAATTTTGGTGAAAAATATCATCGGCTTGTTAGAGCAAGAGAAGCACTTGGTTCTTCATTTAATGTTCCAGCGGTCTATATCCTTGATAAATTAGGTGTGGAGAAATTTTATAATTTTTTACATCAACTACATTTCACAACTATTTTTAAAGAGCCCACTTTTTATGGACTTGCCCTTTCCTTGGGTGCCGCAGAAGTCAAATTACTTGAACTCGCAAATGCATATAGGGCGATTGCCAATAATGGCTCCTGGACTGAATATAGGTTTTTAAGGGGCGAGGGAATTAAAAAAGGGGAGAGGGTTTTTTCCGAAGAGATTGCTTATATAATTACCGATGTATTATCCGATAATTCAAGCAGAATAAAGGCATTTGGTGATGATTCACCATTAAATTTACCTTTTCCTTGCGCGGTCAAAACAGGTACTACAAAGAATTTTAAGGATAACTGGTGTGTTGGATTTACCGAAAAGTATACGGTTGGTGTCTGGGTTGGAAATTTTGATGGGTCGCCAATGAATGGTGTATCAGGTATTTCAGGTGCGGCACCGTTATTCAGGGATATTATGATTGAATTGCACCGGGTTGAATATCCAAAAGAATTTGAAAGACCAAAATCTGTTATTTCATTAAAAGTCTGTGCAAGAACTGGTTTGATTCCAAAAAAAGAATGTCCGTTAATAGAAGAGATATTTATTGCAGGAACCGAGCCAAAAGACACCTGTGATTTTTGTGCCAATAAAAAAGAATTTATCATGCTTAAAACCGCAACCCAATCAGAAAATAAAGTATTAAAAATCATCCATCCGAATGATGGTGATATATTCAAACTCGATCCCCAGATTCCTTATAAGAATCAGGCAATTTCAATAAAGGTTTATGGAGATACGAGTATTAAAAAGATTGTCTTGAAATTGAATGGCAATATTTTATGCGAAAGTAATGA
- the rsxC gene encoding electron transport complex subunit RsxC, with the protein MIYSILPGTTLRKEKYLLELPIEVMPVPPRVYIHFSQHKGTQAIPLVKPGDSVKIGTKIGEANTGICSSVHSSVSGKVLDIKPHPHPLLGEGLCCIIESDYSDTWEQKFIDSDYQSLSREELLLRIKQAGIVGLGGGGYPTDLKLLNAMEKKIEKLIINGCESEPNLSADYRIMMEYPVCVSEGAKIIQKILGATELFFALPHIYKQAAELLKKEGIKVKLIPDRYPQGAERILIKKIVRINLPSDKLPIDFGFMVQNVSTCYAIFQAVKYNKPLIERVITVSGNGIKEPKNLLAKIGTPISDIIQYCGGLIGDIKKIIFGGLMTGNAQFSFDTPVIKTTNGIVFQNDLIKEETIDCVHCGKCVDACPMTLLPQIIYQYIRRNDFSRAIDYGLKECIECGICSYVCPSFIPLVHYFKYARLRIADE; encoded by the coding sequence ATGATTTATAGCATACTACCAGGGACTACTCTGAGAAAAGAGAAATATCTCCTTGAACTGCCGATTGAGGTTATGCCAGTTCCTCCCCGTGTCTATATCCATTTTTCACAACATAAGGGAACCCAGGCAATTCCGTTAGTAAAGCCCGGTGATTCAGTAAAGATTGGCACAAAAATTGGTGAAGCAAACACAGGTATTTGCTCATCTGTCCATTCAAGCGTCTCAGGAAAAGTGCTTGATATAAAACCTCATCCTCACCCTCTTCTTGGTGAAGGATTGTGCTGTATTATTGAATCAGATTATTCAGATACCTGGGAGCAAAAGTTTATAGATTCAGATTATCAATCGCTCAGCCGGGAGGAACTTCTTCTAAGAATAAAGCAGGCTGGTATTGTTGGTCTCGGTGGTGGTGGTTATCCAACCGATTTGAAACTTCTAAATGCAATGGAGAAAAAAATAGAAAAACTGATAATAAATGGCTGTGAATCCGAGCCGAATCTTTCTGCAGATTACCGGATAATGATGGAATATCCGGTTTGCGTTTCAGAAGGGGCAAAGATAATCCAGAAAATTCTTGGTGCCACTGAATTATTTTTTGCCCTTCCCCATATTTATAAACAAGCAGCTGAACTCCTAAAAAAAGAAGGAATAAAAGTAAAATTAATCCCTGATAGATATCCTCAGGGAGCAGAAAGGATATTGATAAAAAAGATTGTTAGGATAAATTTACCTTCAGATAAATTGCCCATTGATTTTGGTTTTATGGTCCAGAACGTTAGCACCTGTTATGCAATCTTTCAGGCGGTAAAGTATAATAAACCATTGATTGAAAGGGTGATTACAGTTAGTGGTAATGGGATAAAAGAGCCCAAAAATCTACTGGCCAAAATTGGCACTCCCATAAGTGATATAATTCAATATTGTGGCGGTTTAATTGGCGATATAAAAAAAATCATCTTTGGTGGATTGATGACGGGCAATGCCCAGTTTTCATTTGACACTCCGGTGATTAAAACTACAAATGGAATTGTATTTCAAAATGATTTGATTAAAGAAGAAACAATTGACTGTGTCCATTGCGGGAAATGTGTTGATGCCTGTCCAATGACACTCCTGCCACAAATTATTTATCAATATATAAGACGAAATGATTTTTCTCGTGCTATTGATTATGGTTTAAAAGAATGTATTGAATGCGGAATTTGTTCATATGTATGCCCTTCTTTTATTCCATTGGTTCATTATTTTAAATATGCAAGGTTGAGGATAGCAGATGAATAA
- a CDS encoding RnfABCDGE type electron transport complex subunit D, which yields MNNLLLVSSPPHIHSALNHKNAVLFIILCLSPAVITGTIFFGFYALGIICISIFSSLSFEIVFEYFTKRKITIYDGTAILTGLLLGLSLPPGVPFWIPILGGGFAIIVTKQLFGGFGFNLLNPALTGRAFLVLTFPGIMATSYQTPLKGTLSGMDTITQATPLTVLKNPGYYGNVNLILEKFSSASYLKILFFGQIGGAIGETCKILLLIGGLFLLLLKIIDYKIVVGYIFSFLLLNLLLPGRINPLFQLFSGGVILAIFFMATDWVTTPITKYGRWMFGIGCGVFTVLIRYFSGYPEGVTPAILLMNILTPLIDKLVIKRRTECQKT from the coding sequence ATGAATAATTTATTGCTCGTTTCCTCACCCCCTCATATCCATTCAGCACTGAATCATAAAAACGCTGTTTTGTTCATTATTCTCTGTCTTTCTCCTGCAGTTATTACAGGGACAATCTTTTTTGGATTTTATGCATTGGGCATAATTTGTATTAGTATTTTTTCGTCTTTATCTTTTGAGATAGTTTTTGAATATTTTACAAAAAGAAAAATCACGATTTACGATGGAACAGCAATCTTGACCGGATTGTTGCTCGGGTTATCATTACCACCCGGCGTTCCTTTCTGGATTCCAATCCTCGGCGGAGGATTTGCCATTATTGTTACAAAACAATTATTTGGTGGTTTTGGATTCAATCTTTTAAATCCTGCACTTACAGGGCGTGCATTCCTTGTCTTAACATTTCCCGGGATAATGGCTACTTCATATCAAACTCCTTTGAAAGGGACACTTTCCGGGATGGATACGATAACTCAAGCGACACCTTTGACAGTATTGAAAAACCCCGGATATTACGGAAATGTGAATTTGATTCTTGAAAAATTTAGTTCAGCGAGTTATTTAAAAATATTATTCTTTGGACAGATTGGTGGTGCGATTGGTGAGACCTGCAAGATTTTATTGTTAATTGGTGGATTATTTTTGTTGTTATTAAAAATTATAGATTATAAGATTGTCGTTGGATATATTTTTAGTTTTCTTTTATTAAATTTACTCCTTCCTGGAAGAATCAATCCATTATTCCAGTTATTTTCCGGTGGTGTTATTCTCGCTATTTTTTTCATGGCAACGGACTGGGTCACCACACCCATAACAAAATATGGACGCTGGATGTTCGGAATTGGTTGCGGTGTGTTTACGGTATTAATCAGATATTTTTCTGGTTATCCAGAGGGTGTAACACCAGCAATACTTTTAATGAATATCTTAACTCCTTTGATAGATAAATTAGTCATTAAAAGGAGGACTGAATGTCAGAAAACATAA